From a region of the Carassius auratus strain Wakin chromosome 31, ASM336829v1, whole genome shotgun sequence genome:
- the LOC113050755 gene encoding cytoplasmic protein NCK2-like, with protein MSEEAVVIAKWDYAAQQDQELDIRKNERLWLLDDSKTWWHVRNASNRTGYVPSNYVERKNSLKKGSLVKNLKDTLGLGKTKRKTSTREASPTPSTDEYSSNGGGADRIYDMNTPVVVKFAYNAEREDELSLVKGARLMVMEKCSDGWWRGSYNGQVGWFPSNYVQEEEEVEDTSADLPAVFSSRLGLSNGQGPRVLHTVQALYPFSSVTEEELNFEKGEMMEVLEKPENDPEWWRCKNCRGQVGLVPKNYVVVLNDGPLAVGPHSQQNSYTGPSHTGKFAGKDWYYNNVTRHQAECALNERGVVGDFLVRDSESSPSDFSVSLKAVGRNKHFKVQLSNGVYCIGQRRFNTMDELLEHYKKAPIFTSEHGEKLYLIKPLQ; from the exons ATGTCAGAGGAGGCAGTTGTTATTGCCAAGTGGGACTATGCGGCACAGCAAGACCAGGAACTTGACATTAGGAAAAATGAGCGCTTGTGGCTCCTGGATGACTCAAAAACGTGGTGGCATGTACGAAATGCATCCAACAGAACAGGCTACGTTCCTTCGAATTACGTCGAACGCAAGAACAGTCTAAAGAAAGGCTCTCTGGTGAAAAATCTCAAAGATACACTTG gCCTGGGAAAAACGAAACGGAAGACGAGCACACGGGAAGCCTCTCCAACACCCAGCACAGATGAGTACTCGTCTAATGGGGGCGGAGCAGATCGAATATATGATATGAACACTCCAGTGGTGGTGAAGTTTGCCTACAATGCAGAGCGGGAGGATGAGCTCAGCCTGGTGAAGGGAGCCCGGCTGATGGTGATGGAGAAATGCAGTGACGGCTGGTGGAGGGGCAGCTATAACGGTCAGGTGGGCTGGTTCCCTTCCAACTACgtccaggaggaggaggaggtggaggacaCGTCAGCTGACCTGCCCGCTGTCTTCTCCTCACGGCTGGGCCTCAGTAATGGCCAGGGCCCCAGAGTCCTTCACACTGTTCAAGCGCTCTACCCCTTCAGTTCCGTCACTGAGGAGGAGCTGAACTTTGAGAAGGGTGAGATGATGGAGGTGCTGGAGAAGCCAGAGAATGACCCAGAATGGTGGAGGTGTAAGAACTGCCGTGGGCAGGTGGGTCTGGTGCCAAAGAACTATGTGGTTGTGCTCAATGATGGTCCATTAGCCGTGGGTCCCCATTCCCAGCAGAACAGCTACACGGGACCCTCCCACACGGGGAAATTCGCTGGAAAGGACTGGTACTATAACAACGTGACACGGCACCAGGCTGAGTGTGCACTGAATGAGAGGGGGGTGGTGGGAGACTTCCTTGTGCGAGACAGCGAGTCCTCT CCGAGTGATTTCTCAGTGTCTCTGAAAGCAGTCGGGAGGAACAAACACTTCAAAGTGCAGCTGTCAAACGGAGTCTACTGTATCGGTCAACGCCGCTTCAATACTATGGATGAACTGTTAGAGCACTACAAGAAAGCTCCCATCTTCACTAGCGAACATGGAGAGAAACTTTACCTTATCAAACCCCTCCAGTGA